The following coding sequences are from one Natrarchaeobius halalkaliphilus window:
- a CDS encoding class II histone deacetylase has translation MSSQSTLSVYWDDSFLEHNPPAGEFELASSGRLAVDEPHPDRPERVQNIKHILDHELSEFLEWQSVEPATIEQLSRVHTASHISEFEEFCKNGGGRITAETGANEASYTAARHAAGASIQAATDAMRTDVSERVPYALVRPSGHHAQPDQIDGFCFFNNVAIAAEHLRATDQAERIAIIDWDVHHGNGIQETFYDRDDVLYVSIHNDHWSWDPDAHPQTGNTRENGTGDGVGYNVNIPLPPGAGDKGYEYVFNSLVSPIVESFDPDVLLVSAGQDAGTMDPLGRNVVTKSGFEAMGQRVRKLATECADGHLALIQEGGYHLSHLGYATLGVLEGVLDVRTDVREDPFAWLDEDLDSVVSATHSVGADHAHHWPLSFTPSTERQ, from the coding sequence ATGTCTTCGCAATCAACTCTCTCGGTGTACTGGGACGATTCGTTCCTCGAGCATAATCCACCAGCAGGTGAGTTCGAACTCGCATCGTCAGGCCGGCTTGCAGTGGATGAACCCCATCCGGATCGTCCGGAACGAGTTCAGAACATCAAACACATACTCGATCACGAACTCTCGGAGTTTCTCGAGTGGCAGTCGGTCGAGCCGGCGACGATCGAGCAGTTATCTCGCGTCCACACCGCCTCACACATCAGCGAGTTCGAGGAGTTCTGTAAAAACGGTGGCGGACGCATCACCGCCGAAACTGGCGCGAACGAAGCCAGTTATACCGCCGCTCGGCACGCTGCAGGTGCCTCTATTCAGGCAGCGACGGACGCAATGCGTACCGACGTTTCCGAACGAGTACCGTACGCACTGGTTCGTCCGTCCGGCCATCACGCCCAGCCTGATCAGATCGATGGCTTTTGCTTTTTCAACAACGTCGCGATCGCCGCCGAACATCTTCGAGCGACCGACCAGGCCGAACGGATCGCGATCATCGACTGGGACGTCCACCACGGAAACGGTATACAGGAAACCTTCTACGACCGAGACGACGTCCTGTACGTGAGTATTCACAACGATCACTGGTCGTGGGATCCCGACGCCCATCCACAGACCGGGAACACACGGGAGAACGGAACCGGGGACGGGGTTGGATACAACGTCAATATCCCGCTTCCACCCGGTGCTGGTGATAAGGGCTACGAGTACGTCTTTAATTCGCTCGTCTCTCCGATCGTAGAGTCGTTCGATCCGGATGTCCTGCTCGTCAGTGCGGGACAGGACGCCGGAACGATGGATCCGCTCGGACGAAACGTCGTGACGAAATCAGGCTTCGAAGCGATGGGTCAACGCGTGAGAAAACTCGCAACGGAGTGTGCTGACGGTCACCTCGCCCTGATCCAGGAGGGTGGCTATCACCTCAGCCATCTCGGCTATGCAACTCTCGGTGTACTCGAGGGTGTTCTCGATGTTCGAACCGACGTTCGAGAGGACCCGTTTGCGTGGCTCGACGAAGACCTGGATTCAGTCGTTTCGGCAACTCATTCCGTGGGCGCGGATCACGCCCATCACTGGCCGCTTTCGTTTACACCGTCGACTGAGCGCCAGTGA
- a CDS encoding ornithine cyclodeaminase family protein, translating into MQTVLLDQSAVNANAETSAVISAVEDAFAAYERGTVQMPVKSYVDLERYNGDFRSMPAYIDAGEWDAAGIKWVNVHPDNPSEHGLPTVMGTMVYSDPETGYPLAIMDGTELTMKRTGAAAAVATDYLAIEDATSLGIVGAGVQSYTQLDAIAAVRPIEDVVVADTNSERVQAFIDAFEDRFSVVEGTIADAAACDVLSTVTPVDSPIVEHSVVGSHTHINAMGADAAGKQELTEDLLLESTVVIDDYGQTTHSGEINVPWREGTFSDEHIYGELGEIVAGKKSGRTDDDGITVFDSTGLAIQDIAAAHVVYEHAIDRENGSRFELINS; encoded by the coding sequence ATGCAGACTGTTCTGCTCGACCAGTCAGCCGTGAATGCCAACGCAGAAACCTCGGCCGTGATTTCCGCCGTCGAAGACGCCTTCGCAGCCTACGAACGGGGAACCGTTCAGATGCCGGTGAAGTCGTACGTCGACCTGGAACGGTACAACGGCGATTTCCGCTCGATGCCGGCGTACATCGACGCAGGTGAGTGGGATGCTGCCGGGATAAAGTGGGTCAACGTTCATCCGGATAATCCGTCAGAACACGGACTGCCGACGGTTATGGGGACGATGGTTTACTCAGATCCAGAAACCGGCTATCCGCTTGCTATCATGGACGGAACCGAACTGACGATGAAACGAACCGGTGCTGCCGCAGCGGTTGCCACCGATTATCTCGCGATCGAAGACGCAACAAGTCTCGGAATCGTCGGTGCGGGGGTCCAGTCGTACACCCAACTGGATGCGATCGCGGCGGTCCGTCCGATCGAGGACGTCGTCGTCGCCGACACGAATTCCGAACGCGTTCAAGCGTTCATCGATGCATTTGAGGATCGATTCAGCGTTGTCGAGGGAACGATCGCGGATGCGGCAGCGTGCGACGTGCTTTCGACCGTAACTCCAGTCGATTCCCCGATCGTCGAACACTCAGTTGTCGGCTCACACACCCACATTAACGCGATGGGTGCGGATGCCGCGGGCAAACAGGAATTGACCGAAGACCTCCTGCTCGAGTCGACGGTCGTCATCGATGATTACGGTCAGACGACGCATTCCGGCGAGATCAACGTTCCGTGGCGAGAGGGAACCTTCTCGGATGAACACATCTACGGCGAACTCGGTGAGATCGTCGCTGGAAAGAAATCAGGTCGAACCGATGACGATGGAATCACCGTGTTCGATTCGACGGGCCTTGCAATCCAGGATATCGCCGCCGCTCACGTCGTCTACGAGCATGCTATCGACCGAGAGAACGGATCCAGATTCGAACTGATCAATAGCTGA
- a CDS encoding carbon-nitrogen hydrolase family protein yields the protein MRLTVCELPDNRSRFIDSWRGLCDHVETERSELVLLPEMPFSRWLPMKQGGSEEKWGDAVEAHDDWMDRMNELAPATVLGSRPTHSEGRRLNEGFVWTESSGSRLVHQKTFLPDDGPWFWEGSWYERGEDDFSLVECASAKCGFLICTEIWGAEQARKYGHDGAHLIVNPRVTEPQRREQWRAGTQAISTISGSFVASSNRVTIPTESVEEIPFGGNGWIVDPDGTVLAETSRNQPFVTVEIDISVAEKAKKTYPRPAFEGMERR from the coding sequence ATGCGGCTCACAGTCTGTGAACTACCGGATAACCGTTCGAGATTTATCGATAGTTGGCGTGGCCTCTGTGACCACGTAGAGACAGAGCGATCCGAACTCGTTCTCTTACCGGAGATGCCGTTTTCGCGGTGGCTCCCCATGAAGCAAGGAGGGAGCGAAGAAAAGTGGGGTGACGCGGTCGAAGCACACGACGACTGGATGGATCGCATGAACGAACTCGCGCCAGCTACCGTGTTAGGTTCTCGACCGACCCATTCTGAGGGACGACGGCTGAATGAGGGGTTCGTCTGGACTGAGTCGAGTGGGTCGCGTCTGGTTCACCAGAAGACGTTCTTACCCGACGATGGGCCGTGGTTCTGGGAGGGGTCGTGGTACGAGAGAGGAGAGGACGACTTCTCGCTCGTAGAGTGTGCTAGTGCGAAATGCGGATTTCTCATCTGTACCGAAATATGGGGTGCCGAACAGGCCCGCAAATACGGTCACGATGGAGCACACCTGATCGTAAATCCGCGTGTGACTGAACCACAGCGAAGAGAACAGTGGCGTGCCGGAACACAGGCGATCAGTACGATCTCTGGGAGCTTTGTCGCGTCCTCCAACCGAGTAACGATTCCAACGGAGAGTGTAGAGGAAATACCGTTTGGAGGCAATGGATGGATCGTCGATCCCGACGGAACAGTGCTTGCAGAAACATCACGGAATCAACCGTTTGTGACCGTGGAGATCGATATATCCGTGGCGGAAAAGGCGAAAAAAACGTACCCACGTCCCGCATTTGAAGGGATGGAAAGACGGTAA